Within the Metasolibacillus fluoroglycofenilyticus genome, the region CGCACAGGGGAGCTAGATATTACATTATACCGTGATGACTTGACAGAAAATCAAGAGGAAGCACAAGTACAGCAAGTAGCGATTGATTATCAAGTGAGCGAACAAAAAATTGTCTTAATCGATGATGTGCTATATACAGGACGTACAGTACGTGCCGCGCTCGATGCGGTAATGGATTTGGGTCGACCAGCACAAATTCAACTCGCTGTTTTAGTTGACCGAGGACATCGTGAATTGCCAATTCGTGCGGACTATGTAGGAAAAAACATTCCGACATCTGGACAAGAGCGCATCGTCGTTAGCTTAGTTGAAGTAGACGGATTAGACCAAGTAAGCATTCATAAAAATAATGAGTAGTAAAATTAGGAGGAACAATATGTCAAAGCCACTGTTAGATATTCGTGAAAGACCATCAACTATTCAATTAATAACATTAAGTTTCCAGCATATGTTCGCAATGTTTGGTGCGACAATTTTAGTGCCAAAGCTAGTAGGGCTAAGCCCTGCAATTGCCCTCTTAACGAGCGGGATTGCAACAATTGTATTTTTATTAATTACTCAATTTAAAGTACCTGCATACTTAGGTTCCTCCTTCGCCTTTATTGCGCCGATTTTGGTTGCCTCAGGCGGGCTAGAGAATGGCCAAAATATGAACCCTGGAAACGCGATGATTGGGGCGATGCTAGTCGGTGTTACATATGGAATTGTTGCATTAATTATATGGAAAACAGGCTATAAATGGTTAATGAATATTTTACCGCCAATCGTTGTCGCACCTGTTATTATGGTCATCGGTTTGGCACTAGCAGGAACAGCCGTCGATATGGCGATGAACATAACGGTAGAAACGCTCGATGAGGCAACAGGAGAAACGGTGCTAGCAAGCGTTTATAGCTTTAAGCATTTCACAGTAGCATTAGTCACATTATTTGCAGCGATTATTTTCACGGTCTATTTCAAAAACATTTTAAGTGCAATGCCGATTTTACTCGGCATAGTTATCGGCTATATCTATGCGGTACTTATCGGAATTGTTGATTTCACAGCAGTGAAAGAAGCGAGCTGGCTTGCAATGCCAGACTTTTTAATACCAGGCGTGCATTATGAATTTGCTATTACGTCAACAATCTTTTGGGCGATGGTTCCAATTGTCATCGTCACATTATCAGAGCATATCGGACATCAGCTCGTATTAGGGAAGGTTGTTAATCGCAATTATATTAAGGACCCGGGCTTGCATCGTTCGATTTTAGGGGATGGGCTTGGCACATTTTTAAGTGCCTTAATCGGTGGTCCACCAAAAACAACATATGGTGAAAATATCGGTGTACTAGCCATCACGCGTGTTTATTCGGTTTATGTCATTCTAGGCGCAGCC harbors:
- the pyrR gene encoding bifunctional pyr operon transcriptional regulator/uracil phosphoribosyltransferase PyrR, whose translation is MSNINVLLDSASMNRALTRIAHEIIERNKGIEECILVGIKTRGAYLARRLAERIETIEGQPIRTGELDITLYRDDLTENQEEAQVQQVAIDYQVSEQKIVLIDDVLYTGRTVRAALDAVMDLGRPAQIQLAVLVDRGHRELPIRADYVGKNIPTSGQERIVVSLVEVDGLDQVSIHKNNE
- a CDS encoding solute carrier family 23 protein, which gives rise to MSKPLLDIRERPSTIQLITLSFQHMFAMFGATILVPKLVGLSPAIALLTSGIATIVFLLITQFKVPAYLGSSFAFIAPILVASGGLENGQNMNPGNAMIGAMLVGVTYGIVALIIWKTGYKWLMNILPPIVVAPVIMVIGLALAGTAVDMAMNITVETLDEATGETVLASVYSFKHFTVALVTLFAAIIFTVYFKNILSAMPILLGIVIGYIYAVLIGIVDFTAVKEASWLAMPDFLIPGVHYEFAITSTIFWAMVPIVIVTLSEHIGHQLVLGKVVNRNYIKDPGLHRSILGDGLGTFLSALIGGPPKTTYGENIGVLAITRVYSVYVILGAAVLAIIFSFIGKAMALIQTIPTAVLGGISILLFGIIASSGLRMLVENNIDFGNNRNLVISSVILVIGIGGAAFHFTSAFKVEGMALAAIVGVLLNLLLPGREKEVNSLEEK